ACATTTCCATTACTCTTGGAAAGCATCTTCCAAGTGATTATCAAGAGGCTTTGGATATTTTGTATCGACTTGATAAGGATTGCGAAGGGTTTAGATATTTATTTTTCCCGGACTTTGTCGAGGTACATGGATTGAATAAGAAAGATTGGCCTATATCGCTAGATGCGTTGGAGCGTTTTACTGCAAGGTCATCCTCCGAATTTGCCATCCGTGCTTTTATCTTGCGTGATCCCGTTTTAATGATCGAGAAGATGAAGGAATGGACCAATCATGGTGATGAGCATGTCCGCAGGCTGGCAAGTGAAGGATGCCGGCCAAGGTTACCATGGGGGCAAGCTTTACCGATGTTCAAATCCGATCCGGCACCGGTCTTGGAAGTACTAGAGAACCTGAAAAACGACCCGTCCCTATATGTTCGCAAAAGTGTGGCCAATAACTTGAATGATATTGCCAAAGATCATCCTAAAACCGTAATAGAAACTGCCAAGCGCTGGCATGAAAGCGGAGAGCCCAATACGATTTGGATTGTCCGACGGGGATGCAGGACTCTAGTTCGTCAAGGAGATCCAGAAGTCCTTTCATTATTTGGATACACGGATGTATTGAATGATCCGAATATCATTACAAACGCATTTATAAGAAATGAAGCTGACTCGATTTATATCGGGGAAACCAGTGAACTTCATTTCGGGTTTCAAGTGCATGCGGAGAAGACAGCGAAACTTCGCATTGAGTATGCCATCGATTTCGTAAAAGCCAATCAGAAAACGTCCCGGAAAATTTTCCTTTTGGCAGATAGGGATTTCTCGGATGGTGAAAGAGTTGAAAGAGTGAGGATTCACAATTGGAAAGACCTGACGACCCGTCGACATTATATGGGAATCCATCGAATAACACTCCTTGTGAACGGAGTGGAGGTTGCAAAAACGCATATCAAACTAAACGCTGAAGGATAACGGAAATTAAAAAGTATGGGAGTCCTTGATTAGTTACAGGAGTACCAGCACTTATAACTAACAAAAACGAGGAGTCGAGAGTTCCTCGTTTTTAATTCTTTCATGAAAGTGAAACATTGCAAGTAACACATTTAAAATCAATCAAATCCAAAAAGTTGGATAGCTCCGATTGCTGCGCAAATTATTAATGAACAATGCCAGTAAAACGATTATCACGGAACCAATTAACACAGGCGTAAATAAATAGCTCCAGCTATAATGACCTAGCATAACAACAAGTGGGTCTGCCCCTGCTGGCGGGTGCGTCGTTTTTGTCAGCATCATGACGGCAATTGCTAATCCCACAGCCAAGCCAATCGCCCAAGGCTCATCGCCAAAAAAATGATAGGAGGCTAAACCAACGAATGTTGATACGAAATGGCCGCCAATAATATTTCGTGGCTGTGATAACGGCGCGTTCCATAAACCGAAAGCCAGTACACAGCTGGCACCAAATGGAGCCATTAACCACACTGCTGAAGTTATTTTTGTTAAAAGAATTAAAGCGAATATCGTTGAAAATCCCCCAATCAGTCCCGTTATTGCGTCCTTTACATTTATCTGTAAAGGGCTTCTTCCTTTTCCCTTCATCTTCGTTAAATAACGTAGGTGAAAAAAGCGTTTTTCTTTATTCCTCGCTACTGCAATACGGTCCAATATTATCACTCCTTTTTTATATAATTAGATTTTATACGAATCAAACTAACCTGTCAAAACCATTTTAATGGTTAGTTTGAGATTTCATAAAAAAAGCCAACTTATATAATAAGTTGGGACTTCATTCATCATCAGATTTTCGGTGTTGAAATCGGGCAACCTTTTTTCTATTCCCGCATATTTTCATTGAACACCACTTGCGTCTTCCGCTTTCATCGATAAATAACAGGACGCAATCATCATTCGAGCATCGCTTTAGTGATGACAGCTTATTTTCTTCGATTAATGTTAATGTGTTAAAAGCAATATAAGATAGCAGGATATCTTCCGCTTCTCCAACAGGTATGGGAACAAGTTTTTGATCCATTAATTTATAAGTAAAAGGTGATTTTTCGATTTTATTTTCTAAAAAAACGATAAACTCATCAGGAATCATATTTCCATCTGCTATTAACTCAAATTGTTTTCTTAAAATAGTACGCATTTCTAAAATGCCTACAAATACCTGCTGAATTCTCTCTTTAATTTTCAAGAATAGCTGATTATCCCAATATGAGTGTTTCCCTTTTATTACAGCAAGCCAGTCCAACACATCCCGTTCTGAAAGTAATAAGTCTTGCCGTTGACCTCGACTGACTAGTTCCGTGTTCACTAAGTCCAGAGAAAGATTACCTGATATAAGTGGAAATTTATTAGTTTCAGACATATGTTCATCACTCATTTCTCTGTTAAATGCTAACCTTTAAAATGTTGATTTAGAGGTTATGTCAACATTATACCCTATTTCGGGGTTTTTCAGCTAGTTATTCATGTTAAGAACCCCATAGCCAATCATCTTACATGAGAGATTGTTGATAGATACGGCGATAACATGAATCGTGTTATCAACCACCCATAATAGCAATAACAGTATAGTAAATGAAATCACATGATAATCAATCCTATTAAAGTGAGGGAAAAAGCTCTTGACATAACCTGTACGTACAGGATAATATGAAAGCGTATACAGAACCTATACGTACAGGTTATAAAAACAACTATATTTTGCTTTCTAGGGAAAGGAAGTAGTGAAATGGGTAAATACACAGAACCAGCAACGGATTTGCTTCAACATGTCGGAGGGAAAGAGAATATTGCTACGGTTACGCATTGTGCGACAAGAATGCGTTTTGCTTTGAAAGATCCCTCCAAAGCGGATGTAACGAATATCGAATCGATTAAGCTTGTGAAAGGAACGTTTACACAAGCTGGCCAGTTCCAGGTCATAATCGGGAACGAAGTATCATCGTTTTATAATGAATTCGTTTCCATAGCTGGACTTCAGGAAGCGTCAAAAGAAGATGTGAAAAATGCAGCTAAACAGAATATGAGCTGGCTGCAGCGTATGATTGCCCATCTTGCGGATATTTTCACCCCGCTGATTCCTGCCATTGTCGTTGGCGGACTCATTCTTGGATTCCGCAATATCATCGGCGATATTAAAATGTTCGATGATAGCACAAAGACCCTTGTGGATATTTCCCAATTTTGGGCAGGGGTCCATGCCTTCCTTTGGCTGATAGGTGAAGCTATTTTTCATTTTCTTCCTGTTGGCATTACATGGTCGATCTCGAAGAAAATGGGCACGACTCAAATTCTCGGCATCGTCCTTGGTTTGACCCTGGTTTCCCCACAACTTCTTAATGCATATGCAGTGGCAAACACAAAGGCAAGTGACATACCTTTTTGGGATTTCGGTTTTGCCCAGGTCGAC
This sequence is a window from Brevibacillus sp. JNUCC-41. Protein-coding genes within it:
- a CDS encoding CGNR zinc finger domain-containing protein; translated protein: MSETNKFPLISGNLSLDLVNTELVSRGQRQDLLLSERDVLDWLAVIKGKHSYWDNQLFLKIKERIQQVFVGILEMRTILRKQFELIADGNMIPDEFIVFLENKIEKSPFTYKLMDQKLVPIPVGEAEDILLSYIAFNTLTLIEENKLSSLKRCSNDDCVLLFIDESGRRKWCSMKICGNRKKVARFQHRKSDDE
- a CDS encoding HPP family protein, with the translated sequence MDRIAVARNKEKRFFHLRYLTKMKGKGRSPLQINVKDAITGLIGGFSTIFALILLTKITSAVWLMAPFGASCVLAFGLWNAPLSQPRNIIGGHFVSTFVGLASYHFFGDEPWAIGLAVGLAIAVMMLTKTTHPPAGADPLVVMLGHYSWSYLFTPVLIGSVIIVLLALFINNLRSNRSYPTFWI
- a CDS encoding DNA alkylation repair protein, which codes for MAEPLKDLYNETFIREFSEKVRGVYLSFSTESFIGEVMDEHWDERKLKERIRHISITLGKHLPSDYQEALDILYRLDKDCEGFRYLFFPDFVEVHGLNKKDWPISLDALERFTARSSSEFAIRAFILRDPVLMIEKMKEWTNHGDEHVRRLASEGCRPRLPWGQALPMFKSDPAPVLEVLENLKNDPSLYVRKSVANNLNDIAKDHPKTVIETAKRWHESGEPNTIWIVRRGCRTLVRQGDPEVLSLFGYTDVLNDPNIITNAFIRNEADSIYIGETSELHFGFQVHAEKTAKLRIEYAIDFVKANQKTSRKIFLLADRDFSDGERVERVRIHNWKDLTTRRHYMGIHRITLLVNGVEVAKTHIKLNAEG